The Actinomycetes bacterium genome window below encodes:
- a CDS encoding MMPL family transporter: protein MGPVSRWSVRHPWRAIGAWALLVALVIVLAGQFGGSYNDSFSLPDTESATAQQILEREFGASSTSASVQIVFAPASGRADAPAVKAEVDRLLAQLADIPSVAAVASPFDPQAAAHGGGRLSQDGTVGVAQVTFKTATDKTPAADVQALVADVTAANSTSLQVGAGGQVLDFAGTKPPSTELIGVLVAVVILLLMFGSLVAAGLPILSALIALGTGLSLVTVAARFLDIATFGPTLAAMIGLGVGIDYSLFVINRYRQAVDVGREPTDAAYEAVATAGRAVLFAGTTVIIALSGLFVLRINFMNGLAVGAAVTVLMVMLGAVTLLPAVLSLLGRRVFAVRMPWARRRAPHPEGGGFARYGLRLQRRPWVFLAVAVVFMVALAVPVLSIRQGFPDAGGKPAGNVQRTAYDLTSKGFGAGANGPFVVVAELPAKNDLAGAKALSEALGKEPGVAFASPPQPSKSGTAAIISVQPTTGPQDAATSATLTRMRGEVIPQATAGTGVRAYVGGTTAITEDFGRVLTDALPLFLTVVVGLGFLALVGLFRSIVVPLTAAVTSLLSLGAALGATVAVFQWGWFDSLFGITATGPILPFLPVMLFAILFGLSMDYQVFLVSRMQEEWGRTADNAKAVRRGLAGSGRVVAAAAAIMSSVFLSFVFGDDNTIKMFGLALAVAVLLDAFVVRLVLVPSLMTVLGRANWWVPGWLARILPKVHLESEEEAAEIADVDEEAESDPLGEPAQV, encoded by the coding sequence ATGGGTCCGGTCAGCCGCTGGTCGGTCCGACACCCCTGGCGTGCGATCGGTGCCTGGGCCCTGCTGGTGGCTCTCGTCATCGTCCTGGCCGGGCAGTTCGGCGGGTCGTACAACGACTCGTTCTCGCTGCCCGACACCGAGTCGGCGACCGCCCAGCAGATCCTCGAGCGCGAGTTCGGCGCGTCCTCCACGTCGGCCAGCGTGCAGATCGTCTTCGCCCCGGCGTCCGGACGGGCCGATGCGCCCGCGGTGAAGGCGGAGGTCGACCGGCTGCTGGCCCAGCTCGCGGACATCCCCTCGGTCGCGGCGGTCGCCTCGCCCTTCGACCCGCAGGCAGCCGCGCACGGCGGCGGTCGGCTCAGCCAGGACGGCACCGTCGGCGTCGCCCAGGTGACCTTCAAGACCGCCACGGACAAGACGCCGGCCGCCGACGTGCAGGCGCTGGTCGCTGACGTCACGGCCGCGAACAGCACCAGCCTGCAGGTCGGTGCCGGTGGCCAGGTCCTCGACTTCGCCGGTACCAAACCCCCCAGCACGGAGCTGATCGGGGTCCTGGTGGCCGTGGTCATCCTGCTGCTGATGTTCGGGTCGCTGGTCGCCGCGGGCCTGCCCATCCTGAGCGCGCTGATCGCGCTGGGCACCGGACTCAGCCTGGTCACCGTCGCCGCCCGGTTCCTGGACATTGCGACCTTCGGCCCGACGCTGGCCGCGATGATCGGCCTGGGTGTCGGCATCGACTACTCGCTGTTCGTGATCAACCGGTACCGGCAGGCCGTCGACGTCGGCCGGGAGCCGACGGACGCGGCCTACGAGGCGGTCGCGACCGCGGGCCGCGCGGTGCTGTTCGCGGGGACGACGGTGATCATCGCCCTGTCCGGCCTGTTCGTGCTGCGGATCAACTTCATGAACGGCCTCGCGGTCGGCGCCGCGGTCACCGTGCTGATGGTCATGCTCGGCGCGGTCACGTTGCTGCCGGCGGTGCTGTCCCTGCTCGGACGGCGGGTCTTCGCCGTGCGCATGCCCTGGGCCCGACGGAGGGCACCGCACCCCGAGGGGGGAGGGTTCGCCCGCTACGGGCTGCGCCTTCAGCGCCGTCCGTGGGTGTTCCTCGCTGTCGCCGTCGTGTTCATGGTGGCCCTGGCTGTCCCGGTGCTGTCCATCCGGCAGGGCTTCCCGGACGCCGGCGGCAAGCCGGCGGGCAACGTGCAGCGGACGGCCTACGACCTCACCTCGAAGGGCTTCGGGGCGGGGGCCAACGGCCCGTTCGTGGTGGTGGCCGAGCTGCCCGCCAAGAACGACCTGGCCGGGGCCAAGGCGCTGTCCGAGGCACTGGGCAAGGAGCCAGGCGTCGCCTTCGCGTCACCGCCGCAGCCGTCGAAGAGCGGCACCGCGGCGATCATCTCGGTGCAGCCCACGACCGGACCGCAGGACGCGGCCACCTCGGCCACGCTGACCCGGATGCGCGGCGAAGTCATCCCGCAGGCCACCGCGGGCACCGGGGTGCGGGCCTATGTCGGCGGGACGACGGCGATCACCGAGGACTTCGGCCGGGTCCTCACGGACGCGCTCCCGCTGTTCCTCACCGTCGTCGTCGGGCTCGGGTTCCTCGCCCTGGTCGGGCTCTTCCGCTCGATCGTCGTCCCGCTCACGGCCGCGGTCACCAGCCTGCTCAGCCTGGGCGCGGCCCTCGGCGCGACCGTGGCGGTCTTCCAGTGGGGCTGGTTCGACAGTCTGTTCGGGATCACCGCGACCGGCCCGATCCTGCCCTTCCTGCCGGTGATGCTCTTCGCGATCCTGTTCGGGCTGTCCATGGACTACCAGGTGTTCCTCGTGTCCCGCATGCAGGAGGAGTGGGGCCGCACGGCAGACAACGCCAAGGCGGTGCGCCGGGGCCTGGCCGGGTCCGGACGGGTGGTCGCCGCCGCAGCGGCGATCATGTCCAGCGTCTTCCTGTCGTTCGTGTTCGGGGACGACAACACGATCAAGATGTTCGGGCTCGCGCTGGCGGTGGCGGTGCTGCTCGATGCCTTCGTCGTCCGGCTCGTGCTCGTGCCCTCGCTCATGACCGTCCTCGGGCGCGCGAACTGGTGGGTGCCCGGCTGGCTGGCCCGGATCCTGCCCAAGGTGCACCTGGAGAGCGAGGAGGAGGCTGCGGAGATCGCGGACGTCGACGAGGAGGCCGAGAGCGACCCGCTCGGCGAGCCGGCGCAGGTATGA
- a CDS encoding type VI secretion system tube protein Hcp, producing MGAHLEPSGTSRRDVLKTGAVGMGALLGAMGMGGVASASPAAQAVGAIAGVSGAVDYFLKLDGVAGESTDAKHPGEIQLLSFSWGASNPSRAAAGGRNRAGRPTISDFSFMSSTSTASPRLFADCVTGKNHATAVITGVRAGEQTSEFLKITLTDVLVSSYQSSASSEIPTDSTSLSFRAIKYTITPQDPTGQPGTPVTGSWDVARNATG from the coding sequence ATGGGTGCGCACCTCGAGCCGTCCGGCACCAGCCGGCGTGACGTACTGAAGACCGGAGCCGTCGGGATGGGCGCGCTGCTCGGCGCCATGGGCATGGGCGGGGTGGCCAGCGCCTCGCCGGCAGCGCAGGCCGTGGGCGCCATCGCCGGGGTCTCCGGTGCCGTCGACTACTTCCTGAAGCTCGACGGCGTCGCCGGGGAGAGCACCGACGCCAAGCACCCGGGCGAGATCCAGCTGCTGTCGTTCAGCTGGGGTGCGTCGAACCCGAGCCGCGCTGCGGCGGGCGGGCGGAACCGGGCCGGACGGCCCACGATCTCGGACTTCAGCTTCATGTCCAGCACGAGCACGGCCTCGCCGAGGCTCTTCGCCGACTGCGTCACCGGCAAGAACCACGCCACTGCGGTGATCACCGGCGTCCGGGCCGGCGAGCAGACGAGCGAGTTCCTCAAGATCACACTGACCGACGTGCTCGTGTCGAGCTACCAGTCCAGCGCCTCATCCGAGATCCCGACCGACTCGACCTCGCTCAGCTTCCGCGCGATCAAGTACACGATCACCCCGCAGGACCCCACGGGTCAGCCCGGGACACCCGTGACCGGATCGTGGGACGTCGCCAGGAACGCGACCGGCTGA
- a CDS encoding heme-degrading domain-containing protein yields the protein MSQPAPQEPDLEALLAQEAELTFRSFDNDDAWRLGTALVDAARSRGLAVTVDIVRSGQQLFHAALPGTSADNDAWVARKARVVQRYGHSSLYVGELARSRGTSFEESSRLDPDTYAAHGGSFPVTVDGVGVVGAVTVSGLPQLGDHALVVDVLRGFPRG from the coding sequence ATGAGCCAGCCGGCACCGCAGGAGCCGGACCTGGAGGCGCTGCTGGCCCAGGAGGCGGAGCTGACCTTCCGCTCCTTCGACAACGACGACGCCTGGCGGCTCGGCACCGCGCTCGTCGACGCGGCTCGCTCCCGCGGGCTGGCCGTGACCGTGGACATCGTGCGCTCGGGTCAGCAGCTGTTCCACGCGGCCCTGCCCGGCACCTCGGCGGACAACGACGCCTGGGTGGCGCGCAAGGCCCGGGTCGTGCAGCGCTACGGGCACAGCTCCCTGTACGTGGGGGAGCTGGCCCGGAGCAGGGGGACCAGCTTCGAGGAGTCGTCGCGACTGGACCCCGACACCTACGCCGCGCACGGCGGGTCGTTCCCGGTGACCGTCGACGGCGTCGGGGTGGTCGGTGCGGTGACCGTGTCGGGCCTGCCGCAGCTGGGCGACCACGCGCTGGTCGTGGACGTGCTGCGGGGATTCCCGCGCGGCTGA
- a CDS encoding MarR family transcriptional regulator, with product MTHASRAEAVTLLAHALMGLKRATARPPVGELPVPGLGRRVDLAKVMACVALRELAGEQDVVAVKDLAAHLQLEHSTASRLLGEAEAEGYVVRAADPSDRRRTTVALTPTGEQVAEGATAAHVAFLAILLEGWSAADVAALATLLERLRGEMEARREDIAALAAAACRHAEGTVA from the coding sequence GTGACACACGCAAGTCGGGCCGAGGCGGTGACCCTGCTCGCCCACGCCCTGATGGGCCTCAAGCGCGCAACAGCGCGACCACCGGTCGGCGAGCTGCCGGTTCCCGGGCTGGGACGCCGGGTCGACCTGGCCAAGGTCATGGCCTGCGTTGCGCTGCGCGAACTGGCCGGGGAGCAGGACGTCGTCGCGGTCAAGGATCTCGCGGCCCACCTCCAGCTCGAGCACTCCACCGCCAGCCGGCTCCTCGGTGAGGCCGAGGCGGAGGGGTACGTGGTCCGGGCGGCCGACCCGTCCGACCGTCGCCGGACCACTGTGGCCCTGACCCCCACCGGGGAGCAGGTGGCCGAAGGCGCCACGGCCGCGCACGTCGCCTTCCTCGCGATCCTGCTCGAGGGCTGGTCGGCCGCCGACGTGGCCGCCCTGGCCACCCTGCTCGAGCGGCTGCGGGGCGAGATGGAGGCGCGGCGCGAGGACATCGCCGCGCTGGCCGCGGCGGCCTGCCGCCACGCTGAGGGCACGGTGGCTTGA
- a CDS encoding methyltransferase produces the protein MAVSLLAAGPAPLRDPTALRTALDRVGYRVGPLGDLLGVHEELSARPADLVVHQRRLAASPGPLAAVVALFALSWPVPADRVVAALGAEVVATLSDAEVLVEADGALSATIRVMPHGDLWVASDRRPGAGDPTDPEHVTGVNAPAGLLANLTVRRPIGSALDVGTGNGIQALLAAGHAQRVVATDVNPRALAFTRFNAALNGLTTIECREGSLFDPVAAERFDLVVCNPPYVISPETEFVYRDSGAEPGALCRAVVSGIPDHLAAGGYATVLVSWPSDPDGDWSDVPRSWLAPGVDAWLLHHRAEDPLTHAAKWNRPVAEQDVGAYAEAVDRWTAYDDDRGIRQVSFGAVVLRAAADGPGFVRCDHLPSGATAAGPQIERVFAAQDDLLADGSGLLDRRLRLAPGHRLEQHLGCVDGEWQLLSAELSLDEGIGFRGTLDVLMVQVLVAMDGSRTVHEAAAAAARGTALPAEEWPALEEAASTMAVGLYALGLLEPAS, from the coding sequence ATGGCCGTTTCCCTCCTGGCTGCCGGTCCGGCGCCGCTACGCGACCCCACGGCCCTGCGGACCGCGCTGGACCGGGTGGGCTACCGGGTAGGCCCCCTCGGTGACCTGCTGGGGGTGCACGAGGAGCTGTCCGCGCGGCCGGCCGACCTCGTGGTGCACCAGCGCCGGCTGGCCGCGTCCCCCGGTCCGCTGGCCGCCGTGGTGGCCCTGTTCGCGCTCAGCTGGCCGGTGCCAGCAGACCGGGTCGTTGCCGCGCTCGGTGCGGAGGTCGTGGCCACGCTGAGCGACGCCGAGGTGCTGGTCGAGGCGGACGGCGCGCTGTCCGCGACGATCCGGGTGATGCCGCACGGCGACTTGTGGGTCGCTTCCGACCGGCGTCCCGGCGCCGGCGACCCGACGGACCCCGAGCATGTCACCGGCGTCAACGCGCCCGCCGGGCTGCTGGCCAACCTCACCGTCCGCCGTCCGATCGGGTCCGCGCTGGATGTGGGCACCGGTAACGGGATCCAGGCGCTGCTGGCGGCCGGGCACGCGCAGCGGGTGGTCGCCACGGACGTGAACCCGAGGGCGCTGGCGTTCACCCGGTTCAACGCCGCGCTCAACGGCCTGACGACCATCGAGTGCCGCGAGGGCAGCCTGTTCGACCCGGTGGCGGCGGAGCGGTTCGACCTGGTCGTGTGCAACCCGCCGTACGTCATCTCCCCGGAGACCGAGTTCGTCTACCGGGACAGCGGGGCCGAGCCGGGGGCGCTGTGCCGTGCCGTCGTCTCCGGGATCCCGGACCACCTGGCGGCCGGCGGCTACGCCACCGTGCTGGTCAGCTGGCCGTCGGACCCCGACGGCGACTGGTCGGACGTGCCGCGGTCCTGGCTGGCCCCGGGGGTGGACGCGTGGCTGCTGCACCACCGGGCCGAGGACCCGCTCACCCACGCGGCGAAGTGGAACCGGCCGGTGGCCGAGCAGGACGTGGGTGCCTACGCCGAGGCGGTCGACCGCTGGACGGCGTACGACGACGACCGTGGCATCCGGCAGGTCTCCTTCGGCGCCGTCGTCCTTCGGGCGGCAGCCGATGGGCCCGGCTTCGTCCGCTGCGACCACCTGCCTTCCGGCGCGACGGCGGCCGGGCCGCAGATCGAGCGGGTCTTCGCCGCCCAGGACGACCTGTTGGCCGATGGTTCCGGGCTGCTCGACCGCAGGCTCCGGCTGGCGCCCGGTCACCGGCTGGAGCAGCACCTCGGCTGCGTGGACGGCGAGTGGCAGCTGCTGTCGGCCGAGCTGAGCCTCGACGAGGGGATCGGGTTCCGCGGCACGCTCGACGTGCTCATGGTGCAGGTCCTGGTGGCGATGGACGGCTCCCGCACAGTGCACGAGGCGGCAGCGGCAGCGGCCCGCGGCACGGCGCTGCCGGCCGAGGAGTGGCCGGCGCTGGAGGAGGCGGCCAGCACGATGGCGGTCGGCCTCTACGCGCTGGGGCTGCTCGAGCCGGCGTCCTGA
- a CDS encoding undecaprenyl-diphosphate phosphatase: MAHLTYLQAIVIGLLQGFTELFPVSSLGHSILVPAWIGGDWQRIVTDQANRESPYLAFIVGLHVATALALLVLFWRDWVDIIRGFFTSIARRSITTTHERLAWLIVLATIPAGLTGLALEHALRTLFAKPLAAAAFLTLNGLVLLAGERLRRRAPQHRPVTVAARGEGTQTLENLEDEATDTGITQQITPGGALVVGLLQTGALFAGISRSGITMVAGLLRGLTHEEALRFSFLLATPIILAAGVYKIPDLMGPLGDGIRGQALVGAVAAFFAALASAIFLVRWFRTRTLTPFAVYCLVFGVASIIKFG; the protein is encoded by the coding sequence GTGGCGCACCTGACCTACCTCCAAGCGATCGTCATCGGTCTTCTCCAGGGGTTCACCGAGCTGTTCCCGGTCTCCAGCCTGGGCCACTCGATCCTGGTGCCGGCCTGGATCGGCGGCGACTGGCAGCGGATCGTCACCGACCAGGCCAACAGGGAGTCCCCCTACCTGGCGTTCATCGTCGGCCTGCACGTGGCGACCGCGCTGGCTCTGCTCGTGCTCTTCTGGCGGGACTGGGTCGACATCATCCGCGGCTTCTTCACCTCGATCGCCCGGCGCTCGATCACCACGACCCACGAACGCCTGGCCTGGCTGATCGTGCTGGCGACGATCCCGGCCGGCCTGACCGGCCTGGCCCTGGAGCACGCCCTTCGGACCCTGTTCGCCAAGCCACTGGCGGCGGCCGCCTTCCTCACCCTGAACGGCCTCGTCCTGCTGGCCGGCGAACGGCTGCGCCGACGTGCCCCGCAGCACCGGCCGGTCACCGTCGCCGCTCGCGGTGAGGGCACCCAGACGCTGGAGAACCTCGAGGACGAGGCGACCGACACCGGCATCACACAGCAGATCACCCCGGGCGGCGCCCTCGTCGTCGGGCTGCTTCAGACCGGAGCGCTGTTCGCGGGGATCTCCCGCTCCGGCATCACGATGGTGGCCGGGCTGCTCCGCGGGCTCACCCACGAGGAGGCCCTGCGGTTCTCCTTCCTGCTGGCGACGCCGATCATCCTGGCCGCTGGCGTGTACAAGATCCCCGACCTCATGGGCCCGCTCGGCGACGGCATCCGGGGCCAGGCCCTGGTTGGGGCCGTTGCGGCCTTCTTCGCAGCCCTGGCCTCGGCGATCTTCCTGGTCCGCTGGTTCCGGACCCGCACCCTCACGCCGTTCGCGGTCTACTGCCTGGTCTTCGGGGTCGCCTCGATCATCAAGTTCGGCTGA